In Ovis aries strain OAR_USU_Benz2616 breed Rambouillet chromosome 14, ARS-UI_Ramb_v3.0, whole genome shotgun sequence, a single genomic region encodes these proteins:
- the PPP6R1 gene encoding serine/threonine-protein phosphatase 6 regulatory subunit 1 isoform X4, translated as MRVAARDEGAMFWKFDLHTSSHLDTLLEREDLSLPELLDEEDVLQECKVVNRKLLDFLLRPLHLQAMVAWVTQEPPASGEERLRYKYPSVACEILTSDVPQINDALGADESLLHRLYGFLQSSGSLNPLLASFFSKVMGVLINRKTDQLVSFLRKKDDFVDLLLQHIGTSAIMDLLLRLLTCVERPQLRQDVVNWLNEEKIIQRLIEQIHPSKDDNQHSNASQSLCDIIRLSREQMIQVQDSPEPDQLLATLEKQETIDQLLSNMLEGERSPSVLVSGIQVLLTLLEPRRPRSESMTVNNFFSSVDGQLELLAQATLDSAVSSAGALHALRPRLSCFHQLLLEPPELEPLRTTWGSLAPPLGNTRLHVVKLLASALSANDAALTQELLALDVPNTMLDLFFHYVFNNFLHAQVEVCVSTMLSSAPPADSSSDTPPENPVVKHLLQRCRLVERILTSWEENDRVQSAGGPRKGYMGHLTSVANALVQNSEKGPNAEQLQQLLKELPQEQRECWEAFVSGPLAETNKKNTVDLVNTHHLHSSSDDEDDRLKEFNFPEEAVLQQAFMDFQMQRMTSAFIDHFGFNDEEFGEQEESVNAPFDKTASITFSLSADDDNPNANLLEICYKDRIQQFDDDEEDEEEGQGSGESDGEDGAWQGGQLARAGRLGQAPGVRFGAQEAAVTEVQRGCRWRKPLGSAFPGGAGAARTARRRTTTRTRTRTAGPAAGPGPPATPVLAASLRAPAGQLPLTQCLRTARPAPRTAGTRSPAGSVRTSQPRARLALQPPAPCSSGFRIPPPPLHLRKPQTAAKQRSPRPPARPCSASGTSRPASEGHAPPPAPWTVQPETLLPLSQPLGPTSPPRPQRGRRAQSPRGFPKARVPWPSSHSRCPTALPREAQRPRAPSDCLVRWWPHAPCSAWTLSG; from the exons ATGCGGGTTGCCGCAAGAGATGAG GGCGCCATGTTTTGGAAGTTTGACCTGCACACGAGCTCGCACCTTGACACGCTGCTGGAGCGGGAGGATCTGAGTCTGCCCGAGCTGCTGGACGAGGAGGACGTGCTGCAGGAGTGCAAGGTCGTCAACCGCAAGCTGCTGGACTTCCTGCTGCGGCCGCTGCACCTGCAGGCCATGGTGGCCTGGGTCACCCAGGAGCCGCCGGCCAGCGGCGAGGAGCGGCTGCGCTACAA GTACCCCAGCGTGGCCTGTGAGATCCTGACGTCGGACGTGCCCCAGATCAACGACGCGCTGGGCGCGGACGAGTCCCTGCTGCATCGCCTCTACGGCTTTTTGCAGAGCAGCGGCAGCCTCAACCCGCTGCTGGCCAGTTTCTTCAGCAAGGTCATGGGCGTCCTCATCAACCGCAAGACTGACCAG CTCGTGTCCTTCCTGCGGAAGAAGGACGACTTCGTGGACCTGCTGCTGCAGCACATCGGCACCTCGGCCATCATGGACCTGCTGCTGCGCCTCCTCACCTGCGTGGAGCGGCCGCAGCTGAGGCAGGACGTGGTCAAC TGGCTCAATGAGGAGAAGATCATTCAGAGGCTCATCGAGCAGATCCACCCGTCGAAGGACGACAAT caaCATTCCAACGCGTCCCAGTCCCTGTGTGACATCATCCGCCTGAGCCGGGAGCAGATGATCCAAGTGCAGGACAGCCCGGAGCCTGACCAGCTGCTGGCCACCCTGGAGAA GCAGGAGACCATCGATCAGCTCCTGAGCAACATGCTGGAGGGGGAGCGGAGCCCGTCCGTCCTCGTGAGTGGGATCCAGGTGCTGCTGACACTGCTGGAGCCCAGGAGGCCCAG GTCTGAGTCCATGACTGTGAACAACTTCTTCAGTAGTGTGGATGGACAGCTGGAGCTCCTGGCCCAGGCAACCCTGGACAGTGCCGTGTCCAGTGCGGGGGCCCTGCACGCCCTGCGCCCACGTCTTAGCTGCTTCCACCAGCTCCTGCTGGAGCCGCCTGAG CTGGAGCCGCTGCGCACAACGTGGGGCAGCCTGGCCCCACCCCTGGGCAACACGCGGTTGCACGTGGTCAAGCTGCTGGCCAGCGCCCTGAGCGCCAACGACGCTGCCCTGACCCAGGAGCTCCTGGCCCTGGATGTGCCCAACACCATGCTG GACCTCTTCTTCCACTACGTGTTCAACAACTTCTTGCATGCCCAAGTGGAGGTGTGTGTGAGCACGATGCTGAGCTCCGCGCCCCCTGCCGACAGCAGCTCAGACACGCCCCCCGAGAACCCTGTCGTGAAACAT CTGCTGCAGCGGTGCCGCCTGGTGGAGCGCATCCTGACCTCCTGGGAGGAGAACGACCGAGTCCA GTCTGCAGGGGGCCCTCGGAAAGGCTACATGGGCCACTTGACGAGCGTGGCCAATGCCCTGGTGCAGAACTCGGAGAAAGGGCCCAATGCAGAGCAGCTGCAACAGCTCCTGAAGG AGCTGCCGCAGGAGCAGCGGGAGTGCTGGGAGGCTTTCGTGTCGGGCCCCCTGGCGGAGACCAACAAGAAGAACACGGTAGACCTG GTGAACACGCACCACCTGCACTCCTCCAGCGACGACGAGGACGACAGGCTCAAGGAGTTCAACTTTCCTGAGGAGGCGGTGCTGCAGCAG GCTTTCATGGACTTCCAGATGCAGCGCATGACCTCGGCCTTCATCGACCACTTCGGCTTCAACGACGAGGAGTtcggggagcaggaggagagtgTGAA CGCGCCTTTCGACAAGACGGCCAGCATCACCTTCTCCCTGAGTGCAGACGACGACAAC cCCAATGCCAACCTGCTGGAGATCTGCTACAAGGACCGCATCCAGCAGTTTGACGACGacgaggaggacgaggaggagggcCAGGGCTCTGGGGAGTCTGACGGGGAGGACGGTGCCTGGCAGGGCGGCCAGCTGGCCAGGGCGGGCCGCCTGGGCCAGGCCCCGGGCGTGCG GTTTGGGGCCCAGGAGGCTGCAGTGACGGAAGTCCAGCGAGGCTGCAGATGGAGAAAGCCTTTGGGGTCAGCCTTCCCTGGGG GAGCCGGGGCAGCACGGACAGCGAGGAGGAGGACGACGACGAGGACGAGGACGAGGACAGCCGGGCCCGCGGCAGGCCCGGGCCCCCCTGCTACCCCAGTGCTGGCCGCCAGCCTCCGG gccccagctggACAGCTGCCTTTGACCCAGTGCCTACGGACGGCCCGGCCAGCCCCCAGGACTGCAGGGACAAGGAGCCCCGCGGGGAGCGTCCGGACCTCCCAGCCCCGAGCCCGGCTGGCCCTGCAGCCCCCAGCACCCTGCAGCTCAG GTTTCAGGATCCCGCCCCCACCTCTGCACCTCAGGAAGCCACAGACGGCAGCAAAGCAGCGGAGCCCCCGG CCCCCTGCCAGGCCCTGCTCAGCGTCGGGGACCTCCAGGCCGGCCTCAGAGGGACACGCTCCGCCCCCAGCTCCTTGGACAG TGCAACCAGAGACCCTGCTACCTCTGTCCCAGCCCCTGGGGCCCACCAGCCCCCCAAGACCCCAGAGGGGGAGAAGAGCCCAGAGTCCTCGGGGCTTCCCCAAAGCCAGAG TGCCCTGGCCCTCCAGCCACTCCCGATGCCCAACGGCTCTGCCCCGGGAGGCCCAGCGGCCCCGGGCTCCCA GTGACTGCTTGGTCCGGTGGTGGCCACACGCTCCGTGCTCCGCGTGGACCCTGTCCGGGTGA
- the PPP6R1 gene encoding serine/threonine-protein phosphatase 6 regulatory subunit 1 isoform X2 produces the protein MRKGRQVKDQPRAPRQAGPCVDGPRWPLGRSVGAAAGPSLSPRRVGAAGSGLPAPERGRWCPRPEKHAAKLETWGDGAELAQREGAMFWKFDLHTSSHLDTLLEREDLSLPELLDEEDVLQECKVVNRKLLDFLLRPLHLQAMVAWVTQEPPASGEERLRYKYPSVACEILTSDVPQINDALGADESLLHRLYGFLQSSGSLNPLLASFFSKVMGVLINRKTDQLVSFLRKKDDFVDLLLQHIGTSAIMDLLLRLLTCVERPQLRQDVVNWLNEEKIIQRLIEQIHPSKDDNQHSNASQSLCDIIRLSREQMIQVQDSPEPDQLLATLEKQETIDQLLSNMLEGERSPSVLVSGIQVLLTLLEPRRPRSESMTVNNFFSSVDGQLELLAQATLDSAVSSAGALHALRPRLSCFHQLLLEPPELEPLRTTWGSLAPPLGNTRLHVVKLLASALSANDAALTQELLALDVPNTMLDLFFHYVFNNFLHAQVEVCVSTMLSSAPPADSSSDTPPENPVVKHLLQRCRLVERILTSWEENDRVQSAGGPRKGYMGHLTSVANALVQNSEKGPNAEQLQQLLKELPQEQRECWEAFVSGPLAETNKKNTVDLVNTHHLHSSSDDEDDRLKEFNFPEEAVLQQAFMDFQMQRMTSAFIDHFGFNDEEFGEQEESVNAPFDKTASITFSLSADDDNPNANLLEICYKDRIQQFDDDEEDEEEGQGSGESDGEDGAWQGGQLARAGRLGQAPGVRSRGSTDSEEEDDDEDEDEDSRARGRPGPPCYPSAGRQPPGPSWTAAFDPVPTDGPASPQDCRDKEPRGERPDLPAPSPAGPAAPSTLQLRFQDPAPTSAPQEATDGSKAAEPPAPCQALLSVGDLQAGLRGTRSAPSSLDSATRDPATSVPAPGAHQPPKTPEGEKSPESSGLPQSQSALALQPLPMPNGSAPGGPAAPGSQ, from the exons ATGAGAAAGGGGCGGCAGGTAAAGGACCAGCCCCGGGCTCCCAGGCAGGCAGGGCCTTGTGTGGATGGACCGCGGTGGCCGTTGGGGCGCTCGGTGGGGGCTGCAGCTGGGCCCTCACTGAGCCCACGCCGGGTGGGGGCTGCCGGCTCGGGGCTGCCGGCTCCTGAGAGGGGCCGCTGGTGTCCGAGGCCTGAGAAGCACGCAGCGAAGCTGGAAACCTGGGGCGATGGTGCGGAGCTGGCGCAGAGAGAG GGCGCCATGTTTTGGAAGTTTGACCTGCACACGAGCTCGCACCTTGACACGCTGCTGGAGCGGGAGGATCTGAGTCTGCCCGAGCTGCTGGACGAGGAGGACGTGCTGCAGGAGTGCAAGGTCGTCAACCGCAAGCTGCTGGACTTCCTGCTGCGGCCGCTGCACCTGCAGGCCATGGTGGCCTGGGTCACCCAGGAGCCGCCGGCCAGCGGCGAGGAGCGGCTGCGCTACAA GTACCCCAGCGTGGCCTGTGAGATCCTGACGTCGGACGTGCCCCAGATCAACGACGCGCTGGGCGCGGACGAGTCCCTGCTGCATCGCCTCTACGGCTTTTTGCAGAGCAGCGGCAGCCTCAACCCGCTGCTGGCCAGTTTCTTCAGCAAGGTCATGGGCGTCCTCATCAACCGCAAGACTGACCAG CTCGTGTCCTTCCTGCGGAAGAAGGACGACTTCGTGGACCTGCTGCTGCAGCACATCGGCACCTCGGCCATCATGGACCTGCTGCTGCGCCTCCTCACCTGCGTGGAGCGGCCGCAGCTGAGGCAGGACGTGGTCAAC TGGCTCAATGAGGAGAAGATCATTCAGAGGCTCATCGAGCAGATCCACCCGTCGAAGGACGACAAT caaCATTCCAACGCGTCCCAGTCCCTGTGTGACATCATCCGCCTGAGCCGGGAGCAGATGATCCAAGTGCAGGACAGCCCGGAGCCTGACCAGCTGCTGGCCACCCTGGAGAA GCAGGAGACCATCGATCAGCTCCTGAGCAACATGCTGGAGGGGGAGCGGAGCCCGTCCGTCCTCGTGAGTGGGATCCAGGTGCTGCTGACACTGCTGGAGCCCAGGAGGCCCAG GTCTGAGTCCATGACTGTGAACAACTTCTTCAGTAGTGTGGATGGACAGCTGGAGCTCCTGGCCCAGGCAACCCTGGACAGTGCCGTGTCCAGTGCGGGGGCCCTGCACGCCCTGCGCCCACGTCTTAGCTGCTTCCACCAGCTCCTGCTGGAGCCGCCTGAG CTGGAGCCGCTGCGCACAACGTGGGGCAGCCTGGCCCCACCCCTGGGCAACACGCGGTTGCACGTGGTCAAGCTGCTGGCCAGCGCCCTGAGCGCCAACGACGCTGCCCTGACCCAGGAGCTCCTGGCCCTGGATGTGCCCAACACCATGCTG GACCTCTTCTTCCACTACGTGTTCAACAACTTCTTGCATGCCCAAGTGGAGGTGTGTGTGAGCACGATGCTGAGCTCCGCGCCCCCTGCCGACAGCAGCTCAGACACGCCCCCCGAGAACCCTGTCGTGAAACAT CTGCTGCAGCGGTGCCGCCTGGTGGAGCGCATCCTGACCTCCTGGGAGGAGAACGACCGAGTCCA GTCTGCAGGGGGCCCTCGGAAAGGCTACATGGGCCACTTGACGAGCGTGGCCAATGCCCTGGTGCAGAACTCGGAGAAAGGGCCCAATGCAGAGCAGCTGCAACAGCTCCTGAAGG AGCTGCCGCAGGAGCAGCGGGAGTGCTGGGAGGCTTTCGTGTCGGGCCCCCTGGCGGAGACCAACAAGAAGAACACGGTAGACCTG GTGAACACGCACCACCTGCACTCCTCCAGCGACGACGAGGACGACAGGCTCAAGGAGTTCAACTTTCCTGAGGAGGCGGTGCTGCAGCAG GCTTTCATGGACTTCCAGATGCAGCGCATGACCTCGGCCTTCATCGACCACTTCGGCTTCAACGACGAGGAGTtcggggagcaggaggagagtgTGAA CGCGCCTTTCGACAAGACGGCCAGCATCACCTTCTCCCTGAGTGCAGACGACGACAAC cCCAATGCCAACCTGCTGGAGATCTGCTACAAGGACCGCATCCAGCAGTTTGACGACGacgaggaggacgaggaggagggcCAGGGCTCTGGGGAGTCTGACGGGGAGGACGGTGCCTGGCAGGGCGGCCAGCTGGCCAGGGCGGGCCGCCTGGGCCAGGCCCCGGGCGTGCG GAGCCGGGGCAGCACGGACAGCGAGGAGGAGGACGACGACGAGGACGAGGACGAGGACAGCCGGGCCCGCGGCAGGCCCGGGCCCCCCTGCTACCCCAGTGCTGGCCGCCAGCCTCCGG gccccagctggACAGCTGCCTTTGACCCAGTGCCTACGGACGGCCCGGCCAGCCCCCAGGACTGCAGGGACAAGGAGCCCCGCGGGGAGCGTCCGGACCTCCCAGCCCCGAGCCCGGCTGGCCCTGCAGCCCCCAGCACCCTGCAGCTCAG GTTTCAGGATCCCGCCCCCACCTCTGCACCTCAGGAAGCCACAGACGGCAGCAAAGCAGCGGAGCCCCCGG CCCCCTGCCAGGCCCTGCTCAGCGTCGGGGACCTCCAGGCCGGCCTCAGAGGGACACGCTCCGCCCCCAGCTCCTTGGACAG TGCAACCAGAGACCCTGCTACCTCTGTCCCAGCCCCTGGGGCCCACCAGCCCCCCAAGACCCCAGAGGGGGAGAAGAGCCCAGAGTCCTCGGGGCTTCCCCAAAGCCAGAG TGCCCTGGCCCTCCAGCCACTCCCGATGCCCAACGGCTCTGCCCCGGGAGGCCCAGCGGCCCCGGGCTCCCA GTGA
- the PPP6R1 gene encoding serine/threonine-protein phosphatase 6 regulatory subunit 1 isoform X3 — protein sequence MRKGRQVKDQPRAPRQAGPCVDGPRWPLGRSVGAAAGPSLSPRRVGAAGSGLPAPERGRWCPRPEKHAAKLETWGDGAELAQREGAMFWKFDLHTSSHLDTLLEREDLSLPELLDEEDVLQECKVVNRKLLDFLLRPLHLQAMVAWVTQEPPASGEERLRYKYPSVACEILTSDVPQINDALGADESLLHRLYGFLQSSGSLNPLLASFFSKVMGVLINRKTDQLVSFLRKKDDFVDLLLQHIGTSAIMDLLLRLLTCVERPQLRQDVVNWLNEEKIIQRLIEQIHPSKDDNQHSNASQSLCDIIRLSREQMIQVQDSPEPDQLLATLEKQETIDQLLSNMLEGERSPSVLVSGIQVLLTLLEPRRPRSESMTVNNFFSSVDGQLELLAQATLDSAVSSAGALHALRPRLSCFHQLLLEPPELEPLRTTWGSLAPPLGNTRLHVVKLLASALSANDAALTQELLALDVPNTMLDLFFHYVFNNFLHAQVEVCVSTMLSSAPPADSSSDTPPENPVVKHLLQRCRLVERILTSWEENDRVQSAGGPRKGYMGHLTSVANALVQNSEKGPNAEQLQQLLKELPQEQRECWEAFVSGPLAETNKKNTVDLVNTHHLHSSSDDEDDRLKEFNFPEEAVLQQAFMDFQMQRMTSAFIDHFGFNDEEFGEQEESVNAPFDKTASITFSLSADDDNPNANLLEICYKDRIQQFDDDEEDEEEGQGSGESDGEDGAWQGGQLARAGRLGQAPGVRSRGSTDSEEEDDDEDEDEDSRARGRPGPPCYPSAGRQPPGPSWTAAFDPVPTDGPASPQDCRDKEPRGERPDLPAPSPAGPAAPSTLQLRFQDPAPTSAPQEATDGSKAAEPPAPCQALLSVGDLQAGLRGTRSAPSSLDSATRDPATSVPAPGAHQPPKTPEGEKSPESSGLPQSQSALALQPLPMPNGSAPGGPAAPGSQ from the exons ATGAGAAAGGGGCGGCAGGTAAAGGACCAGCCCCGGGCTCCCAGGCAGGCAGGGCCTTGTGTGGATGGACCGCGGTGGCCGTTGGGGCGCTCGGTGGGGGCTGCAGCTGGGCCCTCACTGAGCCCACGCCGGGTGGGGGCTGCCGGCTCGGGGCTGCCGGCTCCTGAGAGGGGCCGCTGGTGTCCGAGGCCTGAGAAGCACGCAGCGAAGCTGGAAACCTGGGGCGATGGTGCGGAGCTGGCGCAGAGAGAG GGCGCCATGTTTTGGAAGTTTGACCTGCACACGAGCTCGCACCTTGACACGCTGCTGGAGCGGGAGGATCTGAGTCTGCCCGAGCTGCTGGACGAGGAGGACGTGCTGCAGGAGTGCAAGGTCGTCAACCGCAAGCTGCTGGACTTCCTGCTGCGGCCGCTGCACCTGCAGGCCATGGTGGCCTGGGTCACCCAGGAGCCGCCGGCCAGCGGCGAGGAGCGGCTGCGCTACAA GTACCCCAGCGTGGCCTGTGAGATCCTGACGTCGGACGTGCCCCAGATCAACGACGCGCTGGGCGCGGACGAGTCCCTGCTGCATCGCCTCTACGGCTTTTTGCAGAGCAGCGGCAGCCTCAACCCGCTGCTGGCCAGTTTCTTCAGCAAGGTCATGGGCGTCCTCATCAACCGCAAGACTGACCAG CTCGTGTCCTTCCTGCGGAAGAAGGACGACTTCGTGGACCTGCTGCTGCAGCACATCGGCACCTCGGCCATCATGGACCTGCTGCTGCGCCTCCTCACCTGCGTGGAGCGGCCGCAGCTGAGGCAGGACGTGGTCAAC TGGCTCAATGAGGAGAAGATCATTCAGAGGCTCATCGAGCAGATCCACCCGTCGAAGGACGACAAT caaCATTCCAACGCGTCCCAGTCCCTGTGTGACATCATCCGCCTGAGCCGGGAGCAGATGATCCAAGTGCAGGACAGCCCGGAGCCTGACCAGCTGCTGGCCACCCTGGAGAA GCAGGAGACCATCGATCAGCTCCTGAGCAACATGCTGGAGGGGGAGCGGAGCCCGTCCGTCCTCGTGAGTGGGATCCAGGTGCTGCTGACACTGCTGGAGCCCAGGAGGCCCAG GTCTGAGTCCATGACTGTGAACAACTTCTTCAGTAGTGTGGATGGACAGCTGGAGCTCCTGGCCCAGGCAACCCTGGACAGTGCCGTGTCCAGTGCGGGGGCCCTGCACGCCCTGCGCCCACGTCTTAGCTGCTTCCACCAGCTCCTGCTGGAGCCGCCTGAG CTGGAGCCGCTGCGCACAACGTGGGGCAGCCTGGCCCCACCCCTGGGCAACACGCGGTTGCACGTGGTCAAGCTGCTGGCCAGCGCCCTGAGCGCCAACGACGCTGCCCTGACCCAGGAGCTCCTGGCCCTGGATGTGCCCAACACCATGCTG GACCTCTTCTTCCACTACGTGTTCAACAACTTCTTGCATGCCCAAGTGGAGGTGTGTGTGAGCACGATGCTGAGCTCCGCGCCCCCTGCCGACAGCAGCTCAGACACGCCCCCCGAGAACCCTGTCGTGAAACAT CTGCTGCAGCGGTGCCGCCTGGTGGAGCGCATCCTGACCTCCTGGGAGGAGAACGACCGAGTCCA GTCTGCAGGGGGCCCTCGGAAAGGCTACATGGGCCACTTGACGAGCGTGGCCAATGCCCTGGTGCAGAACTCGGAGAAAGGGCCCAATGCAGAGCAGCTGCAACAGCTCCTGAAGG AGCTGCCGCAGGAGCAGCGGGAGTGCTGGGAGGCTTTCGTGTCGGGCCCCCTGGCGGAGACCAACAAGAAGAACACGGTAGACCTG GTGAACACGCACCACCTGCACTCCTCCAGCGACGACGAGGACGACAGGCTCAAGGAGTTCAACTTTCCTGAGGAGGCGGTGCTGCAGCAG GCTTTCATGGACTTCCAGATGCAGCGCATGACCTCGGCCTTCATCGACCACTTCGGCTTCAACGACGAGGAGTtcggggagcaggaggagagtgTGAA CGCGCCTTTCGACAAGACGGCCAGCATCACCTTCTCCCTGAGTGCAGACGACGACAAC cCCAATGCCAACCTGCTGGAGATCTGCTACAAGGACCGCATCCAGCAGTTTGACGACGacgaggaggacgaggaggagggcCAGGGCTCTGGGGAGTCTGACGGGGAGGACGGTGCCTGGCAGGGCGGCCAGCTGGCCAGGGCGGGCCGCCTGGGCCAGGCCCCGGGCGTGCG GAGCCGGGGCAGCACGGACAGCGAGGAGGAGGACGACGACGAGGACGAGGACGAGGACAGCCGGGCCCGCGGCAGGCCCGGGCCCCCCTGCTACCCCAGTGCTGGCCGCCAGCCTCCGG gccccagctggACAGCTGCCTTTGACCCAGTGCCTACGGACGGCCCGGCCAGCCCCCAGGACTGCAGGGACAAGGAGCCCCGCGGGGAGCGTCCGGACCTCCCAGCCCCGAGCCCGGCTGGCCCTGCAGCCCCCAGCACCCTGCAGCTCAG GTTTCAGGATCCCGCCCCCACCTCTGCACCTCAGGAAGCCACAGACGGCAGCAAAGCAGCGGAGCCCCCGG CCCCCTGCCAGGCCCTGCTCAGCGTCGGGGACCTCCAGGCCGGCCTCAGAGGGACACGCTCCGCCCCCAGCTCCTTGGACAG TGCAACCAGAGACCCTGCTACCTCTGTCCCAGCCCCTGGGGCCCACCAGCCCCCCAAGACCCCAGAGGGGGAGAAGAGCCCAGAGTCCTCGGGGCTTCCCCAAAGCCAGAG TGCCCTGGCCCTCCAGCCACTCCCGATGCCCAACGGCTCTGCCCCGGGAGGCCCAGCGGCCCCGGGCTCCCAGTGA